A window of the Elgaria multicarinata webbii isolate HBS135686 ecotype San Diego chromosome 22, rElgMul1.1.pri, whole genome shotgun sequence genome harbors these coding sequences:
- the FAM222B gene encoding protein FAM222B isoform X1, which yields MLACLPGPGDLPFQLLSYPQMNAGLQKWDTTQKMRAAQHPTPAELDAYAKKVANHPLTIKIFPNSVKVPQRKHVRRTVNGLDTSGQRYSPYPPSQAAVKAGLLAIVRRPAKGVVKDFDGSRTRLLPDAMMNPPSAPYPAPSTLSHPQALARQQALQQQQQQQHVQSLSQHPQGIPPALQQPHSQSVGHPSLQQQQQQQQHPASHLLQQQALPPPPGLHGGRKMADADAPPNVTVSTSTIPLSMAATLQQSQPPDLSSIVHQINQFCQARAGVSATSVCEGQIANPSPISRNLLISASTRVSAHNAPTPLPSCVVNPGDHTVAAAAAVPPSATMGVPLGVVGRGPSAYQSEMKQAAAVAWNQQQLAHLQQMCGEGAVGPSGMMGNPPARELPGQAFAGKAPGYALELCMGQPFNVKPPLEKPTPSPPVNGLPGPVPYTNGHYFQPLWNNILPTPNSDSSGSQDLAVPFHGAGGPPAMGAALECAAGPHYRAGQGGLMQTMEYLSGDLQHSCLREQGGVVVLGKAPRPPPAMNRAAEPSDSRSLHIQHPGYR from the exons ATGCTGGCCTGTCTCCCCGGGCCAGGAGACCTCCCCTTCCAGCTGCTTTCTTACCCGCAGATGAACGCTGGACTTCAGAAAT gGGACACTACACAGAAAATGAGAGCCGCACAGCACCCTACTCCAGCAGAGTTGGACGCGTATGCTAAGAAGGTGGCCAACCATCCTCTGACTATCAAAATTTTCCCCAACAGTGTCAAGGTCCCCCAGCGGAAACACGTCCGCCGCACTGTGAACGGGCTGGACACCTCCGGGCAGAGGTACAGCCCCTATCCGCCGTCGCAGGCCGCGGTGAAGGCGGGCCTGCTGGCCATAGTCCGCCGGCCGGCGAAAGGCGTCGTCAAGGACTTTGACGGGAGCCGGACGCGCCTGCTGCCAGACGCCATGATGAACCCCCCTTCCGCCCCCTACCCGGCACCCAGCACTTTAAGCCACCCACAGGCGTTGGCCCGCCAGCAggccctgcagcagcagcagcagcagcagcacgtcCAGAGCCTGTCCCAGCATCCTCAGGGGATTCCCCCGGCCCTGCAGCAGCCGCACTCTCAGAGCGTGGGGCACCcgtctctgcagcagcagcagcagcagcagcagcaccccgccAGCCACTTGCTCCAGCAgcaggcgctgccgccgccgcccggctTGCACGGGGGCCGGAAGATGGCGGACGCCGACGCCCCGCCGAACGTGACTGTGTCTACCTCAACCATCCCCCTCTCCATGGCTGCCACGCTGCAGCAGAGCCAGCCCCCGGACCTGAGCAGCATTGTGCACCAGATCAACCAGTTCTGCCAGGCCCGCGCGGGCGTCAGCGCTACCTCAGTGTGCGAGGGACAGATCGCCAACCCCAGCCCCATCAGCCGCAACCTCCTGATCAGCGCCAGCACCCGGGTGTCGGCCCACAACGCCCCCACGCCCCTGCCTTCCTGCGTGGTCAACCCCGGCGACCACACcgttgccgccgctgccgcggtCCCGCCCTCAGCCACCATGGGCGTCCCCCTGGGCGTCGTCGGCCGGGGCCCCTCCGCGTACCAAAGTGAAATGAAGCAGGCGGCTGCGGTGGCCTGGAACCAGCAACAGCTTGCTCACCTGCAGCAGATGTGTGGCGAGGGGGCTGTGGGCCCCTCCGGGATGATGGGCAACCCCCCTGCCCGGGAGCTGCCCGGGCAGGCCTTCGCTGGCAAGGCACCCGGCTACGCCCTGGAACTCTGCATGGGCCAGCCGTTCAACGTCAAGCCGCCGCTGGAGAAGCCTACCCCCTCGCCGCCCGTCAACGGCTTGCCCGGCCCAGTTCCCTACACCAACGGGCACTATTTCCAGCCCCTGTGGAATAACATTCTGCCCACCCCCAACAGCGACAGCTCGGGCTCCCAGGACCTGGCCGTGCCTTTCCACGGGGCAGGGGGGCCGCCCGCCATGGGGGCCGCCCTGGAGTGCGCGGCCGGACCTCACTACCGAGCCGGCCAGGGCGGCCTGATGCAGACGATGGAGTACCTGAGCGGAGACCTGCAGCATTCCTGCCTCCGCGAgcagggcggggtggtggtgctgggcaaagccccccgccccccgcccgccATGAACCGAGCGGCCGAGCCCAGCGATAGTCGAAGCCTTCATATTCAGCACCCAGGGTATAGATAA
- the FAM222B gene encoding protein FAM222B isoform X2 — protein sequence MRAAQHPTPAELDAYAKKVANHPLTIKIFPNSVKVPQRKHVRRTVNGLDTSGQRYSPYPPSQAAVKAGLLAIVRRPAKGVVKDFDGSRTRLLPDAMMNPPSAPYPAPSTLSHPQALARQQALQQQQQQQHVQSLSQHPQGIPPALQQPHSQSVGHPSLQQQQQQQQHPASHLLQQQALPPPPGLHGGRKMADADAPPNVTVSTSTIPLSMAATLQQSQPPDLSSIVHQINQFCQARAGVSATSVCEGQIANPSPISRNLLISASTRVSAHNAPTPLPSCVVNPGDHTVAAAAAVPPSATMGVPLGVVGRGPSAYQSEMKQAAAVAWNQQQLAHLQQMCGEGAVGPSGMMGNPPARELPGQAFAGKAPGYALELCMGQPFNVKPPLEKPTPSPPVNGLPGPVPYTNGHYFQPLWNNILPTPNSDSSGSQDLAVPFHGAGGPPAMGAALECAAGPHYRAGQGGLMQTMEYLSGDLQHSCLREQGGVVVLGKAPRPPPAMNRAAEPSDSRSLHIQHPGYR from the coding sequence ATGAGAGCCGCACAGCACCCTACTCCAGCAGAGTTGGACGCGTATGCTAAGAAGGTGGCCAACCATCCTCTGACTATCAAAATTTTCCCCAACAGTGTCAAGGTCCCCCAGCGGAAACACGTCCGCCGCACTGTGAACGGGCTGGACACCTCCGGGCAGAGGTACAGCCCCTATCCGCCGTCGCAGGCCGCGGTGAAGGCGGGCCTGCTGGCCATAGTCCGCCGGCCGGCGAAAGGCGTCGTCAAGGACTTTGACGGGAGCCGGACGCGCCTGCTGCCAGACGCCATGATGAACCCCCCTTCCGCCCCCTACCCGGCACCCAGCACTTTAAGCCACCCACAGGCGTTGGCCCGCCAGCAggccctgcagcagcagcagcagcagcagcacgtcCAGAGCCTGTCCCAGCATCCTCAGGGGATTCCCCCGGCCCTGCAGCAGCCGCACTCTCAGAGCGTGGGGCACCcgtctctgcagcagcagcagcagcagcagcagcaccccgccAGCCACTTGCTCCAGCAgcaggcgctgccgccgccgcccggctTGCACGGGGGCCGGAAGATGGCGGACGCCGACGCCCCGCCGAACGTGACTGTGTCTACCTCAACCATCCCCCTCTCCATGGCTGCCACGCTGCAGCAGAGCCAGCCCCCGGACCTGAGCAGCATTGTGCACCAGATCAACCAGTTCTGCCAGGCCCGCGCGGGCGTCAGCGCTACCTCAGTGTGCGAGGGACAGATCGCCAACCCCAGCCCCATCAGCCGCAACCTCCTGATCAGCGCCAGCACCCGGGTGTCGGCCCACAACGCCCCCACGCCCCTGCCTTCCTGCGTGGTCAACCCCGGCGACCACACcgttgccgccgctgccgcggtCCCGCCCTCAGCCACCATGGGCGTCCCCCTGGGCGTCGTCGGCCGGGGCCCCTCCGCGTACCAAAGTGAAATGAAGCAGGCGGCTGCGGTGGCCTGGAACCAGCAACAGCTTGCTCACCTGCAGCAGATGTGTGGCGAGGGGGCTGTGGGCCCCTCCGGGATGATGGGCAACCCCCCTGCCCGGGAGCTGCCCGGGCAGGCCTTCGCTGGCAAGGCACCCGGCTACGCCCTGGAACTCTGCATGGGCCAGCCGTTCAACGTCAAGCCGCCGCTGGAGAAGCCTACCCCCTCGCCGCCCGTCAACGGCTTGCCCGGCCCAGTTCCCTACACCAACGGGCACTATTTCCAGCCCCTGTGGAATAACATTCTGCCCACCCCCAACAGCGACAGCTCGGGCTCCCAGGACCTGGCCGTGCCTTTCCACGGGGCAGGGGGGCCGCCCGCCATGGGGGCCGCCCTGGAGTGCGCGGCCGGACCTCACTACCGAGCCGGCCAGGGCGGCCTGATGCAGACGATGGAGTACCTGAGCGGAGACCTGCAGCATTCCTGCCTCCGCGAgcagggcggggtggtggtgctgggcaaagccccccgccccccgcccgccATGAACCGAGCGGCCGAGCCCAGCGATAGTCGAAGCCTTCATATTCAGCACCCAGGGTATAGATAA
- the FAM222B gene encoding protein FAM222B isoform X3 translates to MMNPPSAPYPAPSTLSHPQALARQQALQQQQQQQHVQSLSQHPQGIPPALQQPHSQSVGHPSLQQQQQQQQHPASHLLQQQALPPPPGLHGGRKMADADAPPNVTVSTSTIPLSMAATLQQSQPPDLSSIVHQINQFCQARAGVSATSVCEGQIANPSPISRNLLISASTRVSAHNAPTPLPSCVVNPGDHTVAAAAAVPPSATMGVPLGVVGRGPSAYQSEMKQAAAVAWNQQQLAHLQQMCGEGAVGPSGMMGNPPARELPGQAFAGKAPGYALELCMGQPFNVKPPLEKPTPSPPVNGLPGPVPYTNGHYFQPLWNNILPTPNSDSSGSQDLAVPFHGAGGPPAMGAALECAAGPHYRAGQGGLMQTMEYLSGDLQHSCLREQGGVVVLGKAPRPPPAMNRAAEPSDSRSLHIQHPGYR, encoded by the coding sequence ATGATGAACCCCCCTTCCGCCCCCTACCCGGCACCCAGCACTTTAAGCCACCCACAGGCGTTGGCCCGCCAGCAggccctgcagcagcagcagcagcagcagcacgtcCAGAGCCTGTCCCAGCATCCTCAGGGGATTCCCCCGGCCCTGCAGCAGCCGCACTCTCAGAGCGTGGGGCACCcgtctctgcagcagcagcagcagcagcagcagcaccccgccAGCCACTTGCTCCAGCAgcaggcgctgccgccgccgcccggctTGCACGGGGGCCGGAAGATGGCGGACGCCGACGCCCCGCCGAACGTGACTGTGTCTACCTCAACCATCCCCCTCTCCATGGCTGCCACGCTGCAGCAGAGCCAGCCCCCGGACCTGAGCAGCATTGTGCACCAGATCAACCAGTTCTGCCAGGCCCGCGCGGGCGTCAGCGCTACCTCAGTGTGCGAGGGACAGATCGCCAACCCCAGCCCCATCAGCCGCAACCTCCTGATCAGCGCCAGCACCCGGGTGTCGGCCCACAACGCCCCCACGCCCCTGCCTTCCTGCGTGGTCAACCCCGGCGACCACACcgttgccgccgctgccgcggtCCCGCCCTCAGCCACCATGGGCGTCCCCCTGGGCGTCGTCGGCCGGGGCCCCTCCGCGTACCAAAGTGAAATGAAGCAGGCGGCTGCGGTGGCCTGGAACCAGCAACAGCTTGCTCACCTGCAGCAGATGTGTGGCGAGGGGGCTGTGGGCCCCTCCGGGATGATGGGCAACCCCCCTGCCCGGGAGCTGCCCGGGCAGGCCTTCGCTGGCAAGGCACCCGGCTACGCCCTGGAACTCTGCATGGGCCAGCCGTTCAACGTCAAGCCGCCGCTGGAGAAGCCTACCCCCTCGCCGCCCGTCAACGGCTTGCCCGGCCCAGTTCCCTACACCAACGGGCACTATTTCCAGCCCCTGTGGAATAACATTCTGCCCACCCCCAACAGCGACAGCTCGGGCTCCCAGGACCTGGCCGTGCCTTTCCACGGGGCAGGGGGGCCGCCCGCCATGGGGGCCGCCCTGGAGTGCGCGGCCGGACCTCACTACCGAGCCGGCCAGGGCGGCCTGATGCAGACGATGGAGTACCTGAGCGGAGACCTGCAGCATTCCTGCCTCCGCGAgcagggcggggtggtggtgctgggcaaagccccccgccccccgcccgccATGAACCGAGCGGCCGAGCCCAGCGATAGTCGAAGCCTTCATATTCAGCACCCAGGGTATAGATAA